From one Rosa rugosa chromosome 4, drRosRugo1.1, whole genome shotgun sequence genomic stretch:
- the LOC133744507 gene encoding agamous-like MADS-box protein AGL80: MARRKVRLHYIANETSRRMTFRKRKKGLLKKVGEITTLCDIKAAAIIYKPFDAEPEVFLNHLKVHELLMKFRDMPQIDKTRKMINQETFLRQRIDKVREHIRKQRRDNREKEITQVLKKVGEITTLCDIKAAAIIYSSFDSEPEVFPSHPEVHELLMKFRDMPQMDKTGEMVDQKTFYDNESTKFGSRSKSKDETIEKRRSLKF; this comes from the coding sequence ATGGCTAGAAGGAAGGTGAGACTACACTACATTGCCAATGAGACTTCCCGACGAATGACatttagaaaaagaaagaaaggccTTTTGAAAAAGGTGGGTGAGATAACCACTCTCTGTGACATCAAGGCCGCGGCGATCATCTACAAGCCCTTTGACGCCGAGCCGGAGGTGTTCCTAAATCATCTGAAAGTCCACGAACTGCTAATGAAGTTCCGAGATATGCCGCAGATAGATAAGACAAGAAAGATGATCAACCAGGAGACCTTTTTACGACAGCGAATTGACAAAGTCCGAGAGCATATCAGAAAGCAAAGAAGAGACAACCGAGAAAAGGAGATCACTCAAGTTCTGAAGAAGGTGGGTGAGATAACCACTCTCTGTGACATCAAGGCCGCGGCGATCATCTACAGCTCCTTTGACTCAGAGCCGGAGGTGTTCCCAAGTCATCCGGAAGTCCACGAACTGCTAATGAAGTTCCGAGATATGCCGCAGATGGACAAGACAGGAGAGATGGTTGACCAGAAGACATTCTATGACAACGAATCGACAAAATTTGGGAGCAGATCAAAAAGCAAAGACGAGACAATCGAGAAAAGGAGATCACTCAAGTTCTGA
- the LOC133743432 gene encoding uncharacterized protein LOC133743432, producing MEDLIAQFSFLSNHALQDKSFDPSTIEDLMKLFEIEAYKSWAAVELEQQQEVEEAEASMQEAEDYMDSVMESAMDEFRRFEEEMERMSKYELDGLVKTAETARKMGKFMENAATLASKKYIEAALNSATASMKSAWKGISTNKVHPS from the coding sequence ATGGAAGATCTGATCGCCCAGTTCAGCTTCCTCTCCAACCATGCCCTGCAGGACAAAAGCTTCGACCCCTCTACCATCGAAGACCTGATGAAGCTGTTCGAGATCGAAGCCTACAAGTCATGGGCTGCAGTGGAACTGGAGCAGCAACAAGAGGTGGAAGAAGCCGAGGCTTCCATGCAAGAAGCTGAGGACTACATGGACTCGGTGATGGAGAGCGCCATGGATGAGTTCAGACGCTTCGAAGAGGAAATGGAGAGGATGTCGAAATATGAACTCGACGGCCTTGTCAAGACTGCTGAGACTGCAAGGAAGATGGGCAAGTTCATGGAGAATGCAGCCACTCTTGCTTCCAAGAAGTATATTGAAGCTGCACTTAACTCTGCCACTGCTTCAATGAAATCTGCTTGGAAGGGAATTTCTACTAACAAGGTTCACCCTTCTTAG